CTCGGCGAGGGGGGCGTCCGCGGTATGGGCTACGACGTCGCCGGGCTGGCGACCCGCCTGAGGCAGCACCTCGGCCTCGACCGCGGCCGCCGCGTCGCAATCGTCGGCTTCGGCCGCATCGGCTCCGCGCTGCTCGGGTACCCGGGCTTCGCGGCCCGCGGATTCGACGTCGTGGCGGTCCTCGACTCCGACCCCGCCAAGATCGG
This genomic window from Actinomycetota bacterium contains:
- a CDS encoding redox-sensing transcriptional repressor Rex — its product is MARTDAGRPSTPEATVRRLPVYLRCLLELENAGTAVVSSERLADLAGTNAAQVRKDLSVLGEGGVRGMGYDVAGLATRLRQHLGLDRGRRVAIVGFGRIGSALLGYPGFAARGFDVVAVLDSDPAKIG